The following are encoded in a window of Chionomys nivalis chromosome X, mChiNiv1.1, whole genome shotgun sequence genomic DNA:
- the Gemin8 gene encoding gem-associated protein 8 — translation MTSKWRTSEPWYSHPVYARYWRHYHHAMVWMRTHQNVYRKSRNSCLTSPWFYPQGVLPWNPVAYEAGHPWNYQGQHMVWQEPPYSVSHLQSSGQPLYDSSRFQATTREDEAPYEEEEMESDSDNEIECDLSNMEITEELRQYFAETERHREERRRQQQLEAERLDDYVNADHGLYYNHHRSTEPPSEKPGERRQAEMKRLYGDSAPKILAMEAAVQMSFDKYCDKKQPKYWPVIPLKF, via the exons ACTTCAAAATGGAGAACTAGTGAACCTTGGTATTCTCACCCAGTGTATGCAAGATATTGGCGACATTATCATCATGCAATGGTTTGGATGCGAACCCACCAGAATGTCTACAGGAAGTCCAGGAATTCCTGTCTCACTTCCCCATGGTTCTACCCTCAAGGAGTTCTTCCCTGGAACCCTGTTGCTTATGAGGCTGGGCATCCTTGGAACTATCAAGGCCAACACATGGTCTGGCAGGAGCCTCCCTACAGTGTTTCCCATCTCCAAAGCTCTGGGCAGCCTCTGTATGATAGCAGtagattccaggcaaccacaagAGAAGATGAAGCCCCATatgaagaggaagagatggagtcGGATTCAGATAATGAAATAGAATGCGACCTGAGCAATATGGAAATCACCGAGGAGCTCCGCCAGTACTTTGCAGAGACTGAGAGGCACAGAGAAGAGCGGC GGCGACAGCAGCAGCTAGAAGCGGAGCGCCTGGACGACTATGTAAATGCCGACCATGGGCTGTACTACAACCACCACCGGTCCACAGAGCCTCCCTCGGAGAAGCCTGGGGAGCGGCGTCAAGCCGAGATGAAGCGTTTGTATGGGGACAGTGCTCCCAAGATCCTGGCCATGGAGGCTGCTGTGCAGATGAGCTTTGACAAGTATTGTGACAAAAAGCAGCCAAAATATTGGCCTGTCATTCCCCTGAAGTTCTGA